Proteins encoded together in one Stutzerimonas stutzeri window:
- a CDS encoding YagK/YfjJ domain-containing protein → MGDTKDWIDCNGVSSLIVEEIGDVPLLRVEETLLLDLRRIERMMRCLEMSEEVELFSCSNVRNDVRVKATRLGRDFISNLLQGVSKFDYHFPVHEMNPYVEVFYKCINKLEGSNMLNGWADLINEDALSFIVQMNGIVCFARCELSSKAFKKISKRFVKASKKRSKSLEEYIDALFVEHSRMLVVRIDLSYRSGFFNKGDGFDDKLKLVRSHWAGMQRDLHKGKPVDGLLGFACKLEYGQLKGFHLHLLLFYNGSVRRQDGVLARMVGEHWRDSITNGAGAYFNCNAVKAKYRHLGIGMINFDQVEYIDALKRRVASYLTKVDYWVRLSPRKGRAFFRGNMPKKTAVKRGRPRKLCKLVASEV, encoded by the coding sequence ATGGGTGATACTAAAGACTGGATTGATTGTAATGGGGTGTCAAGCTTGATAGTAGAGGAGATCGGAGATGTTCCTCTACTGAGAGTGGAGGAGACCTTGTTGCTAGATCTTCGCAGGATTGAAAGGATGATGAGATGCTTGGAGATGAGTGAAGAGGTTGAGCTTTTCTCATGCTCCAATGTTCGGAATGATGTGAGAGTAAAAGCTACAAGGCTAGGGAGGGATTTTATATCGAACCTACTTCAGGGAGTGTCAAAATTTGATTATCATTTTCCAGTTCATGAGATGAATCCTTACGTTGAGGTTTTTTACAAGTGTATTAATAAGTTGGAAGGCTCGAACATGCTGAATGGTTGGGCTGATTTAATAAATGAAGATGCTTTGAGTTTTATAGTTCAGATGAATGGTATTGTTTGTTTTGCTCGTTGTGAATTGTCTAGCAAGGCTTTCAAAAAAATAAGCAAAAGGTTTGTGAAGGCTTCTAAGAAGAGATCTAAGAGCCTTGAGGAATATATAGATGCTCTTTTTGTTGAGCACTCTAGGATGCTTGTGGTAAGAATCGACCTTTCTTATCGCTCTGGCTTCTTTAATAAGGGGGACGGGTTTGATGATAAATTAAAATTGGTTAGGTCTCATTGGGCTGGTATGCAAAGGGATCTACATAAGGGAAAGCCGGTTGATGGTCTGCTTGGGTTCGCTTGTAAGCTTGAGTATGGACAGTTGAAAGGATTTCATCTCCATCTTTTACTCTTTTATAACGGCTCAGTTCGTCGTCAAGATGGAGTGCTGGCTAGGATGGTGGGGGAGCACTGGAGAGACTCAATTACTAATGGGGCAGGGGCGTATTTCAACTGTAATGCCGTAAAAGCAAAGTATCGGCATTTGGGAATAGGTATGATTAACTTCGATCAAGTAGAATACATTGATGCTTTAAAAAGGCGGGTGGCATCATATCTTACTAAGGTTGATTACTGGGTTCGCTTATCTCCGCGAAAGGGAAGAGCTTTCTTTAGAGGTAATATGCCCAAAAAAACTGCGGTGAAGAGAGGGCGGCCTAGAAAGCTCTGTAAATTAGTTGCTTCTGAGGTTTAA
- a CDS encoding YfjI family protein, whose translation MFSKKEIWNQECVEVADNGRTALASLPLLSAAINEAEINIQAPRGLVINSALTAISIALQGLIDASKPNAQRVPVSLMLLAIANSGERKSTAESVFLKPIREFQSRQARVFSEKLLVWNAKHDSWVVRRKAVLKNIEKKMSKGLSTKEDEMVLLQVDRECPVKPKEFKILYEDSTSEALFYGMYKNLPTAGLVSSEGGGVLGGRAFNDLSKQNSIWSGDAITVDRKTSESFELVGGRLTVSMMVQKSAFSEYMNNKGEQSRGSGLLARFLICHPKSRQGNRFIDGATQSWECLDRFNARIEYLLDRNLKKFSDKSMEKELIHFDCEASRYWINIANEIESKICPKGILDGLGDHGSKLADVICRLAALFHCFEGFAGDISITTLRAAEGVAKWYSDNFIKLFGRASKEEEEARELNEWLDALRMTGRRLVKKNYIRQYGPGKFRRKDVLDRLLLYLSTIGVVQYCSYVGDKTIYLDICPGQSAMPLIPLYANSTNLSSI comes from the coding sequence GTGTTTTCTAAAAAAGAAATATGGAATCAAGAGTGCGTTGAGGTCGCTGATAACGGGCGAACTGCGCTTGCCTCTCTTCCATTGCTGAGTGCTGCGATAAATGAAGCTGAGATAAATATACAGGCGCCGAGAGGGTTAGTTATAAACTCTGCATTAACGGCCATCTCAATAGCTTTGCAGGGGCTTATTGATGCTAGTAAACCTAACGCTCAGAGGGTGCCTGTATCTCTCATGCTGCTCGCTATAGCAAATTCTGGAGAAAGAAAATCGACTGCTGAAAGTGTTTTTCTGAAGCCTATTAGGGAGTTTCAGTCAAGGCAGGCGAGAGTTTTTTCTGAGAAGCTACTGGTTTGGAATGCGAAGCATGACTCTTGGGTGGTTAGGCGTAAGGCAGTTCTAAAAAACATTGAGAAAAAAATGTCGAAAGGATTATCGACAAAAGAAGATGAAATGGTGTTGTTACAAGTAGATCGTGAGTGTCCAGTGAAGCCTAAAGAATTTAAAATTCTTTATGAGGATTCAACGTCTGAAGCTTTGTTTTATGGCATGTACAAGAATTTACCAACGGCAGGGTTGGTTTCGAGCGAGGGAGGAGGCGTATTAGGAGGTCGAGCTTTTAATGATCTTTCTAAGCAAAATTCAATTTGGAGTGGAGATGCAATTACGGTCGATCGGAAAACATCTGAAAGTTTTGAGCTTGTAGGAGGTAGGCTAACCGTTTCAATGATGGTGCAGAAAAGTGCTTTTTCAGAATACATGAATAATAAAGGCGAGCAGTCTAGAGGGTCAGGTTTGTTGGCGCGCTTCTTAATTTGCCATCCTAAATCTAGGCAAGGAAATAGGTTTATTGATGGCGCAACACAGTCATGGGAGTGTTTAGATAGATTTAATGCCCGTATTGAATATTTACTGGATAGAAATCTTAAAAAATTTTCAGATAAGAGCATGGAGAAGGAGCTGATTCATTTTGATTGTGAGGCTTCTCGATATTGGATAAATATTGCAAATGAAATTGAATCAAAGATTTGCCCAAAAGGAATCTTAGATGGATTGGGGGATCACGGATCAAAGCTTGCGGATGTGATTTGTCGATTGGCAGCGCTGTTTCACTGTTTCGAAGGGTTTGCGGGAGATATATCGATAACTACGCTGCGAGCAGCTGAGGGGGTTGCTAAGTGGTATTCAGATAATTTTATTAAATTATTCGGCCGTGCATCCAAAGAGGAGGAGGAGGCGCGAGAGTTGAATGAGTGGCTAGACGCGCTTCGAATGACCGGGAGGCGGTTAGTTAAAAAGAATTACATCAGGCAGTATGGCCCGGGCAAATTTAGGAGGAAAGATGTTCTTGACAGGCTGCTTTTATATCTCTCGACAATTGGAGTTGTCCAATACTGCTCCTACGTTGGTGATAAAACAATTTATCTAGATATTTGTCCAGGGCAGAGCGCGATGCCGCTTATTCCGCTCTACGCAAATTCCACTAACTTATCTTCGATCTAG
- a CDS encoding helix-turn-helix transcriptional regulator, giving the protein MFSQRSKPLVMIRLRDVLNRTGLSRSTIYNKLDVDSPHYDEMFPKQVRVGRGSVRWIESEITAWIEKCIALSREPKT; this is encoded by the coding sequence ATGTTCAGCCAAAGATCAAAGCCATTAGTAATGATTCGGCTTAGAGATGTTTTAAATCGCACAGGGCTTTCAAGGTCAACTATCTACAACAAGCTTGATGTCGACTCGCCGCATTACGATGAAATGTTTCCAAAGCAAGTACGTGTAGGCAGAGGATCTGTGCGATGGATTGAGTCTGAAATAACTGCCTGGATCGAGAAGTGTATAGCCTTATCGAGAGAACCTAAAACATAG
- a CDS encoding DUF932 domain-containing protein: MAHLIETMAYAGATPWHGLGNNLPQKQPIEVWQREAGMDWQILESPVHFKSDAIGHLGAIHSFPEQKVLYRSDTKAPLSVVSQRYHTVQPKDVLEFYRDLTEVSGYELETAGVLKGGRKFWALARTGQGAALKGNDQVNGYLLLATSCDGTLATTATPTTIRVVCNNTLTIALDGTSRAIKVPHSTRFDGELVKKQLGVAVSQWDDFMYRMRYLAERKVQWHEALGFFMNVMCETSPTGPLPEQLPNERALRKVQELYEGRGRGSQLDSARGTAWGLLNAVTEYVDHERRARSTEYRLDSAWFGQGAQIKQRALDAALQLAA; encoded by the coding sequence ATGGCTCATCTCATCGAAACCATGGCCTACGCTGGCGCTACCCCGTGGCACGGTCTGGGCAACAACCTGCCGCAGAAACAACCCATCGAAGTCTGGCAACGCGAAGCCGGCATGGACTGGCAGATCCTGGAAAGCCCTGTGCATTTCAAGTCGGATGCCATCGGCCATCTGGGCGCGATCCACTCATTCCCGGAACAGAAAGTGCTCTACCGCTCGGACACCAAGGCACCGCTGTCGGTGGTCTCGCAGCGCTATCACACCGTGCAGCCAAAGGATGTCTTGGAGTTTTATCGCGACCTGACCGAGGTCTCCGGCTACGAGCTGGAAACTGCTGGCGTGCTCAAGGGGGGTCGCAAGTTCTGGGCGCTGGCACGCACCGGCCAGGGCGCTGCACTCAAGGGTAACGACCAGGTAAATGGCTACCTACTGTTGGCCACTTCCTGCGACGGCACTCTGGCCACCACGGCAACGCCCACCACCATTCGCGTGGTCTGCAACAACACCCTCACCATCGCCCTGGACGGCACCAGCCGTGCGATCAAGGTGCCGCACAGCACCCGCTTCGATGGTGAGCTGGTGAAGAAGCAGCTTGGTGTCGCCGTCTCGCAATGGGACGACTTCATGTACCGCATGCGCTACCTGGCTGAACGCAAGGTGCAGTGGCATGAGGCACTGGGCTTCTTCATGAACGTGATGTGTGAAACCAGCCCGACCGGTCCGCTTCCTGAACAGCTGCCGAACGAGCGCGCTCTGCGCAAAGTTCAGGAGCTGTACGAAGGTCGTGGCCGTGGCAGTCAGCTCGACTCGGCACGTGGCACCGCCTGGGGCCTCCTCAATGCCGTCACCGAGTACGTCGATCACGAGCGCCGGGCGCGCAGCACTGAGTATCGCCTCGACTCAGCCTGGTTCGGCCAGGGCGCGCAGATCAAGCAACGCGCCTTGGACGCAGCGCTGCAGCTCGCCGCTTAA
- the vapC gene encoding type II toxin-antitoxin system tRNA(fMet)-specific endonuclease VapC, translating to MLKYMLDTNMCIFTIKNRPEQVREAFKRHSGQLSISTVTLMELIYGAEKSANPERNLADVEGFAARLEVLPYDAQAAAHSGQLRAELARIGKPIGPYDQMIAGHARAQGLILVTNNLREFERVPGLRVEDWVSA from the coding sequence ATGCTGAAGTACATGCTTGATACCAACATGTGCATTTTCACGATCAAGAATCGTCCTGAGCAGGTGCGGGAAGCCTTCAAGCGCCATTCAGGGCAGCTGAGCATCAGCACTGTCACCCTGATGGAGCTTATTTACGGCGCCGAGAAGTCCGCTAATCCCGAGCGTAATCTGGCGGACGTTGAAGGTTTCGCTGCGCGCCTGGAAGTACTGCCTTACGACGCTCAGGCAGCGGCTCATTCCGGGCAATTGCGAGCTGAGTTGGCTCGTATCGGCAAGCCTATTGGCCCGTATGATCAGATGATTGCAGGACACGCACGTGCCCAGGGACTGATTCTGGTCACGAATAATCTTCGTGAATTCGAGCGAGTACCGGGTTTGCGCGTCGAGGATTGGGTGAGCGCCTGA
- the vapB gene encoding type II toxin-antitoxin system VapB family antitoxin, protein MEQGAVFQSNRSQAVRLPKAVALPEDVKRVDVVVVGRARIITPAGEAWDVWFDGEGVTADYMADREQPADQERDAF, encoded by the coding sequence ATGGAACAAGGTGCAGTTTTTCAGAGCAACCGCAGTCAGGCGGTGCGTTTGCCCAAGGCGGTTGCGCTGCCTGAGGATGTGAAGCGGGTGGATGTAGTGGTAGTTGGTCGAGCCCGAATCATCACGCCGGCAGGCGAGGCCTGGGACGTCTGGTTCGATGGCGAAGGTGTGACCGCTGACTACATGGCGGATCGCGAGCAGCCTGCAGATCAAGAGCGGGATGCGTTCTGA
- a CDS encoding YqaJ viral recombinase family protein — protein sequence MKATSLNRSPSKPRPALRLISTKELPREDWLQIRKQGIGSSDAGAAVGLNPYKSQLELWMEKTGRDTTLPKADPHDEESPMYWGNVLEPIVAWHYSKRTKNKVRRINAVLQHPDPELPWMLANIDREVIGADGVQILECKTAGINGARLWKEGVPEYVQLQVMHQLAVTGKQAADVAVLLGGQTLEIHRIERDEQMIARLIELERQFWHYVETDTPPPADGTASAESALRCLYPEDNGQVVDFTQHAGLSAAYVELRAVRQSIADKEKREAELKQMLQQAMGDASRAEFSSGYVSWRKAKDSIGLDVAQLLKDKPYLQTKYPLLKPGARRFLVG from the coding sequence ATGAAAGCCACTTCATTGAACCGCAGCCCCAGCAAACCCCGCCCAGCCCTACGCCTGATCAGCACCAAGGAATTGCCCCGTGAGGACTGGCTGCAGATCCGCAAGCAAGGCATCGGCAGCTCGGATGCCGGCGCAGCCGTCGGCCTCAATCCGTATAAATCGCAGCTGGAGTTGTGGATGGAAAAAACCGGCCGCGACACCACATTGCCCAAGGCCGACCCGCACGATGAGGAAAGCCCGATGTACTGGGGCAACGTGCTGGAGCCCATCGTGGCCTGGCATTACAGCAAGCGCACGAAGAACAAGGTACGGCGCATCAACGCCGTACTGCAGCATCCGGATCCGGAGCTGCCCTGGATGCTGGCCAACATCGACCGCGAGGTGATCGGGGCCGATGGCGTGCAAATCCTCGAATGCAAGACAGCCGGCATAAACGGCGCACGCCTCTGGAAAGAGGGCGTACCCGAGTATGTGCAACTGCAGGTGATGCACCAGCTCGCCGTCACCGGCAAGCAGGCGGCGGATGTGGCGGTACTGCTGGGTGGTCAGACGCTGGAGATCCACCGCATCGAGCGGGATGAGCAGATGATCGCTCGCCTGATCGAGCTGGAGCGCCAGTTCTGGCACTACGTGGAGACTGATACGCCGCCACCGGCTGATGGCACCGCTTCGGCAGAGTCAGCACTGCGCTGCCTCTACCCGGAGGACAACGGCCAAGTCGTCGACTTCACCCAGCATGCCGGGCTCAGCGCGGCTTACGTCGAGCTGAGGGCTGTTCGTCAGTCGATTGCCGACAAGGAAAAACGCGAGGCTGAGCTAAAGCAGATGCTGCAGCAGGCCATGGGCGATGCCAGCAGAGCGGAGTTTTCCAGCGGCTATGTCAGCTGGCGCAAAGCCAAGGACAGCATCGGCCTCGATGTCGCTCAACTGCTCAAGGACAAGCCCTACCTGCAGACCAAATACCCACTGCTGAAACCGGGTGCACGGCGCTTCCTGGTCGGCTGA
- the radC gene encoding RadC family protein, with amino-acid sequence MRLHKLKASDTTGTYLVESPVTENDILLMAKQLASLRLRKGRALTSPKDVFCHLQTLLANYEHEVFALLMLDSRHRVIAFEEVFRGTLDSASVYPREVVKLALEHNAAALILVHNHPSGDPEPSMADRNLTTKLQDALNLVGVRTLDHVVVGNEGCVSLAERGYL; translated from the coding sequence ATGCGCCTGCACAAGCTGAAAGCCAGTGACACGACAGGCACCTACCTGGTCGAGTCGCCGGTGACGGAAAACGACATCCTGCTGATGGCCAAGCAACTGGCCAGTCTGCGCCTGCGCAAGGGCCGAGCACTGACTTCCCCCAAGGACGTGTTCTGCCACCTGCAAACATTGCTGGCCAACTATGAGCATGAAGTATTTGCCCTGCTCATGCTCGACAGCCGGCACCGAGTGATCGCATTTGAGGAAGTGTTTCGCGGCACGCTGGATAGCGCCAGCGTCTACCCACGGGAGGTCGTGAAGCTCGCCCTGGAGCACAACGCCGCTGCCCTGATCCTGGTGCACAACCACCCTTCGGGAGACCCTGAGCCCAGCATGGCGGATCGCAATCTCACCACAAAACTGCAGGACGCGCTGAATCTGGTCGGAGTTAGAACGCTCGATCACGTTGTGGTGGGGAACGAAGGCTGCGTGTCACTGGCCGAACGGGGATACCTCTAA
- a CDS encoding ATP-binding protein translates to MSLKPWREIAQPHKDVLEGTFKQSEFAADISQVAAGTAPAEYQDAEKFFARTFITEGMRLLLLSVAQRLVGQGGDPVIQLQTAFGGGKTHTMLAVYHLASRKVATSALEGIPPILDDAGITDLPQAKVAVIDGIALAPSQELVKKNGQKVTTLWGELAWQLLGEEGLAMVRESDEQGTSPGKRLLVELLQKAAPCVVLIDELVAFLRQFEPGKSYRAGTFDSNLTFIQALTEAMKAVPNAILLASLPESEVEVGGTTGQRALNSLEKYFARVESVWKPVASEEAFEIVRRRLFETAGEQAHVEGICRQFADFYRNNSSKFPLETQSNVYFERLCKSYPIHPEIFDRLYEDWSTLDKFQRTRGVLQYMAIVIHRLWNSDNRDALIMPGSIALDDSNVRDKSIHYLPQGWEPVIEREVDGPRSEPYEIDSRDTRFGSVQAARRSMRTIFLGSAPSGTGQMVKGIQVERILLGSVQPEQTIGVFEDVLKRLRDRLHYLYAEQDRFWLDTKPNLRREMESRIQNISTREQLIPLLRDKVRNVFATNHSFAGIHVFTPSTDVPDEYGNGPRLVVLPPDAGYSRVDGKAAQTAAEEILTKRGDQPRQKRNRLIFLAPDYDVVSRLKEAGRIFIAWQEIVADIDEGKLNLDLFQAKQAKKNRDGAEQTLKQVVRDCYKWLLCPSEDFVGGKPQLRWEGVIVSSAATSLIAEIENKLKEEEWLVTDWSPVHLKNLLEKWYFRDGGKDVSALKVYQDCCHYLYMPRLLNDNVFKATLTKGLATADYFGFAAGRDGDKYLGFIFERDTMVTLDTDALLIQQDAAIAYREATKPVPQPQVPTASEGDKGDYAGTTPTTAAPTAPAAPGSTVAPTAAIKKRFYGSINIDPVKAKMDFAQIYDEIVEQFSSRLGVDVRISIEIEANSTTGFDESLQRTIKENCNVLRFGEAEFEGE, encoded by the coding sequence ATGAGCTTGAAGCCCTGGCGTGAGATTGCGCAACCGCACAAAGATGTCCTCGAAGGCACCTTCAAACAATCCGAGTTCGCCGCGGATATTTCTCAGGTTGCTGCCGGTACTGCACCAGCTGAATACCAGGATGCGGAGAAGTTTTTCGCCCGTACATTTATTACCGAAGGTATGCGCCTGCTGCTGTTGTCGGTAGCCCAGCGTTTGGTTGGGCAGGGCGGTGATCCGGTCATTCAGCTGCAAACCGCCTTTGGTGGCGGTAAGACCCACACCATGCTGGCGGTGTATCACCTGGCCTCGCGCAAGGTCGCCACCAGCGCTCTGGAAGGCATACCGCCTATTCTGGATGATGCGGGTATCACGGATTTGCCCCAAGCCAAGGTGGCGGTGATTGACGGCATCGCCCTGGCACCCAGCCAGGAGCTGGTAAAAAAGAACGGCCAGAAGGTCACAACACTGTGGGGCGAGCTAGCCTGGCAACTGCTGGGTGAAGAAGGCCTTGCCATGGTGCGCGAGTCGGACGAGCAAGGTACTTCGCCGGGCAAGCGTTTGCTGGTTGAGCTGCTACAAAAGGCGGCGCCCTGCGTGGTGCTGATCGACGAGCTGGTGGCCTTCCTGCGTCAGTTTGAACCGGGTAAGAGCTACCGTGCCGGTACCTTTGACTCCAACCTGACCTTTATCCAGGCGCTGACTGAAGCGATGAAAGCAGTGCCTAACGCGATATTGCTGGCGTCGTTGCCGGAGTCGGAAGTAGAGGTGGGTGGCACCACAGGCCAGCGGGCGCTGAACTCACTGGAGAAGTACTTTGCCCGGGTCGAGTCAGTCTGGAAACCAGTGGCCTCGGAAGAAGCCTTTGAAATCGTGCGGCGTCGGCTGTTCGAGACCGCTGGCGAGCAGGCTCACGTTGAAGGTATCTGCCGCCAGTTTGCCGATTTTTATCGCAACAACAGCAGCAAGTTCCCGCTGGAAACCCAGTCCAATGTTTATTTCGAGCGGCTGTGTAAATCCTATCCGATCCATCCGGAAATCTTTGACCGCCTCTATGAGGACTGGTCGACCCTGGACAAGTTTCAGCGCACGCGTGGCGTCTTGCAGTACATGGCTATCGTCATTCACCGGCTGTGGAACTCGGACAACCGTGACGCCCTGATCATGCCGGGTTCGATTGCCCTGGATGACAGCAACGTGCGTGACAAGAGCATTCATTACCTGCCCCAGGGCTGGGAGCCGGTGATCGAGCGTGAAGTGGATGGCCCGCGCTCGGAGCCCTACGAGATTGATAGCCGGGATACCCGTTTTGGTAGCGTACAGGCGGCACGCCGCTCCATGCGCACCATCTTTCTGGGTAGCGCTCCCTCGGGGACTGGCCAGATGGTCAAGGGTATTCAGGTTGAGCGTATTCTGCTGGGCTCGGTTCAGCCGGAGCAGACCATCGGCGTGTTTGAGGATGTGCTGAAGCGTCTGCGTGATCGACTGCATTACCTGTATGCCGAGCAGGACCGCTTCTGGTTGGATACCAAGCCGAACCTGCGCCGCGAGATGGAAAGCCGTATCCAGAACATCAGCACCCGTGAGCAGCTGATTCCGCTGCTGCGCGACAAGGTACGCAATGTCTTTGCCACCAACCACAGCTTTGCCGGCATTCACGTTTTCACCCCGTCAACGGATGTGCCCGATGAGTACGGTAATGGCCCTCGCTTGGTAGTGTTGCCGCCAGATGCTGGTTACAGCCGCGTCGATGGCAAGGCCGCACAGACCGCCGCTGAGGAAATCCTGACCAAACGTGGCGATCAGCCACGGCAAAAACGCAACCGTCTGATCTTCCTGGCGCCAGACTACGACGTGGTCAGCCGCCTGAAAGAGGCCGGGCGGATCTTTATCGCCTGGCAAGAAATAGTCGCGGACATTGACGAGGGTAAGCTCAACCTCGACCTGTTCCAGGCCAAGCAGGCAAAGAAAAACCGCGACGGTGCCGAGCAGACGCTCAAACAGGTTGTGCGCGATTGCTATAAGTGGCTGCTATGCCCATCCGAGGACTTTGTCGGTGGTAAGCCGCAACTGCGTTGGGAAGGCGTAATCGTCTCCAGCGCGGCCACCAGCCTGATTGCCGAGATTGAAAACAAGCTCAAGGAAGAGGAGTGGCTGGTCACTGACTGGAGCCCAGTACACCTGAAGAACCTGTTGGAAAAATGGTACTTCCGCGATGGCGGTAAAGATGTCAGTGCCCTCAAGGTGTATCAGGACTGCTGCCATTATCTCTACATGCCGCGCCTGCTCAACGACAACGTGTTCAAGGCTACTTTGACCAAGGGTCTGGCCACGGCAGACTACTTCGGCTTTGCTGCGGGGCGTGATGGCGATAAATACCTGGGCTTCATCTTCGAGCGCGACACCATGGTCACCCTCGATACCGACGCCCTGTTGATCCAGCAGGATGCGGCTATTGCCTACCGTGAAGCGACCAAGCCGGTACCCCAGCCCCAGGTCCCAACGGCCAGCGAAGGCGACAAGGGAGACTATGCCGGCACAACACCCACAACCGCTGCACCAACAGCTCCCGCTGCGCCTGGCTCAACTGTGGCGCCCACCGCAGCGATCAAGAAGCGTTTTTACGGCAGTATCAATATCGACCCGGTCAAAGCCAAAATGGATTTTGCCCAGATCTATGACGAGATTGTGGAGCAGTTCAGCTCACGCCTGGGCGTGGATGTGCGCATCTCCATCGAGATTGAGGCGAACAGCACCACCGGCTTTGACGAGTCATTGCAGCGCACGATCAAGGAAAACTGCAATGTGCTGCGGTTTGGCGAGGCGGAGTTTGAGGGGGAGTAG